The sequence below is a genomic window from Kitasatospora kifunensis.
GTGGGCCGGCTTGGCGTAGAGCTCGTGCACCGGCGCGGTCTCGACGATCCGCCCGGCGTACATCACCGCGATCTTGTCGGCCACGTCCGCGACCACCCCGAGGTCGTGGGTGATCAGGATCAGGCCCATGTGGTACTCGGCCTGCAACTCCGCCAGCAGGTCCATCACCTGGGCCTGCACGGTGACGTCGAGCGCGGTGGTCGGCTCGTCGGCGATGATCAGGTCCGGCTCCAGGGCCAGCGCCATCGCGATCATGATGCGCTGGCGCATGCCACCGGAGAACTGGTGCGGGTAGTTGCCGACCCGCGCCGCGGCGGCGGGGATCCGCACCCGGTCCATCAGCTCGATGGCCTTGGCCTTGGCGTCCTTGCGCGAGGCCCCCCGGTGCACCCGGTACATCTCGCCCAGCTGCGCGCCCACCGTGTGCACGGGGTTGAGCGAGGAGAGCGCGTCCTGGAAGATCATCGCCATCTGGGAGCCGCGGATCTTGCGCCGCTCCTCGTTGCCCAGGGTCAGCAGGTCGCGACCCTTGAAGACGATCTGACCACCCGTG
It includes:
- a CDS encoding ABC transporter ATP-binding protein — protein: MSSSSTSAQPREATADTDESPLLEVRDLHVEFRTRDGVATAVNGVNYSVRAGETLAVLGESGSGKSVTAQAVMGILDSPPGFVTGGQIVFKGRDLLTLGNEERRKIRGSQMAMIFQDALSSLNPVHTVGAQLGEMYRVHRGASRKDAKAKAIELMDRVRIPAAAARVGNYPHQFSGGMRQRIMIAMALALEPDLIIADEPTTALDVTVQAQVMDLLAELQAEYHMGLILITHDLGVVADVADKIAVMYAGRIVETAPVHELYAKPAHPYTRGLLDSIPRLDQKGQELYAIKGLPPNLLRIPPGCAFNPRCPRAKEICRTTVPPLFEVTDENGTPLPGRASACHFWKETLDD